The following DNA comes from Mycobacterium sp. MS1601.
GGCGCAGTGCAATTGGGGCTACGGCGCGGTGTGGCGCCGGTGGGTGACCTGTCGGGTGCAGTGCTGGCCTACCACCGCGTCCGTGTCGCCGCCGCCGTTGGACACCCATTGGCCGATGCGGTGGAGGTCGACATCAACGATCTCAAAGGGCACCAGATCGCACTCTGGGCACCGCCAGGGGCGTCGTACTACAGCGACTTCCTGCTCGGGGCGTGCCGGAGGGCCGGCTTCGAGCCCGACTATGTCGTCAGCAGAGTGCAGGGAGCAGCCACCGTGGCAGCTCCGCTGACCACCGGGGCGGTAGCGCTGGTGACAGCCGACGCCGGACCGGTCATGTCCGGCCGCGTGATGGTCATCGACCTGACCCCGCCACTGTTGGTGCCCGTCCAAGCAATGTGGCAGCGCCACACCATCTCCGACATCCGTGACACCCTGATCCAAGCGC
Coding sequences within:
- a CDS encoding LysR family transcriptional regulator, encoding MASDTVDLRRLQQFLAVAESGSFTRAAGALHLSQQALSSSVRLLERELGTTLFTRDGRRIALTPSGRALVREARPLLAAARTVREHVRSAGQQAWIIGHTPALSGAEAYSVIEPAVEAFPDVSFTLRQMYPADLEAGIRDGAVQLGLRRGVAPVGDLSGAVLAYHRVRVAAAVGHPLADAVEVDINDLKGHQIALWAPPGASYYSDFLLGACRRAGFEPDYVVSRVQGAATVAAPLTTGAVALVTADAGPVMSGRVMVIDLTPPLLVPVQAMWQRHTISDIRDTLIQAHTQLP